The Octopus bimaculoides isolate UCB-OBI-ISO-001 chromosome 16, ASM119413v2, whole genome shotgun sequence genome window below encodes:
- the LOC106878062 gene encoding circumsporozoite protein-like produces MCTSLGPLIWNDPNCINPKPKPNANTNINTKPKHRPKPNTNPNPNPTPNYKPNPNPNSKHNPIRNPNTKHKPNPNSKPKPRINFNPNNKSDPKPIPNANTDHNYNTKPNPNPDPHPNPHTNPKPNATHKPRPNPSRKLNINIKLNSKPNEKHKANPNPKFNHNHNTNPNPKCNPNYIPNLNTNTI; encoded by the exons ATGTGCACATCTCTAGGACCATTAATATGGAATGATCCCAACTGTATCAA ccctaaacctaaacctaacgcTAACACTAACATTAACACTAAACCTAAACATAGacctaaacctaacactaaccctaaccctaaccctacgccTAACTATAaacctaacccgaaccctaattCTAAACATAACCCTAtccgtaaccctaacactaaacataaacctaaccctaactctaaacctaaACCTCGCATTAACTTTAATCCTAACAATAAATCCGACCCTAAACCTATCCCTAACGCTAACACTGACCATAACTataacactaaacctaaccctaaccctgaccctcaTCCTAACCCACACACTAACCCCAAACCTAACGCTACACATAAACCTAGACCTAACCCTAGCCGTAAACTTAACATTAACATTAAACTTAACTCTAAACCTAACGAGAAACATAAagccaaccctaatcctaaattTAATCAtaaccataacactaaccctaatcctaaatgTAACCCTAACTATATCCCTAACCTTAACACTAACACTATCtga